The Babylonia areolata isolate BAREFJ2019XMU chromosome 32, ASM4173473v1, whole genome shotgun sequence genome window below encodes:
- the LOC143276519 gene encoding pyruvate dehydrogenase (acetyl-transferring) kinase, mitochondrial-like isoform X2 — translation MNWYEMSFRELIEFEKMTELSDGVLTKFTDVLTHIRNRHANVVETMAQGMLELKDRYGIQTGSEDRVQYFLDRFYMSRISIRMLINQHTLLFGTQTTNHPRHIGCIDPHCSVQDVIEDAYENAKFLCEQYYLTAPDLHIKCANPEEQAHPDIQIVYVPSHLYHMLFELFKNSMRATVENFPQQQSDLPPISVMICKGQEDLCIKLSDKGGGIARSKQDLLFQYMYSTAPEPSRSDNLSAPLAGYGYGLPLSRLYARYFQGDLVLSTMEGYGMDAYIYLKVLSDEANELLPVYNRTASKMYNTDRPVNDWSSKQTWSPGNIPQRSLSSLAFCRQIAPTPTPTPSPTPLAVPAVRGAEDRESCVD, via the exons ATGAACTG gtatgagATGAGTTTCCGAGAGCTGATAGAGTTTGAGAAGATGACGGAATTGTCTGACGGCGTCCTTACCAA GTTCACAGACGTCCTGACTCACATCAGAAATCGTCATGCCAACGTGGTGGAGACCATGGCCCAG GGCATGTTGGAGCTGAAGGACAGGTACGGCATCCAGACAGGCTCTGAGGACCGCGTCCAGTATTTCCTGGATCGCTTCTACATGAGCCGCATCAGTATACGCATGTTGATCAATCAGCACA CCTTGCTGTTTGGGACGCAGACCACCAACCACCCTCGCCACATCGGCTGTATTGACCCTCACTGCAGCGTTCAGGACGTCATTGAGG ATGCCTATGAGAATGCCAAGTTTTTGTGTGAACAGTACTACCTCACGGCACCAGATCTCCACATCAAGTGTGCCAACC CTGAAGAGCAGGCTCACCCTGACATCCAGATTGTCTACGTGCCCTCTCACCTCTACCACATGCTCTTTGAACTCTTCAAG AACTCGATGCGGGCCACAGTGGAGAACTTTCCCCAGCAGCAGTCAGACCTGCCTCCCATCTCCGTCATGATCTGTAAGGGGCAGGAAGACCtgtgtatcaag CTGTCGGACAAGGGGGGAGGCATCGCACGGTCCAAGCAAGACCTCCTGTTCCAGTACATGTACTCCACTGCTCCAGAACCGTCGCGCTCTGACAACTTGTCTGCCCCTCTAGCCGGCTATGGCTATGGCCTGCCTTTGTCCCGCCTGTACGCACGCTACTTCCAGGGAGACCTGGTCCTCTCCACTATGGAGGGATATGGCATGGATGCTTACATCTATCTCAAG GTGTTGTCAGACGAGGCCAACGAACTGCTGCCAGTCTATAACCGCACAGCCTCCAAGATGTACAACACTGACCGACCCGTCAACGACTGGAGCTCCAAGCAGACCTGGTCGCCCGGCAACATCCCCCAGAGGTCGCTGTCCTCCCTAGCCTTCTGTCGTCAGatagcacccacacccacacccacaccgtcacccaccCCCCTAGCAGTGCCAGCAGTAAGGGGAGCGGAGGACAGAGAGAGCTGCGTGGACTGA
- the LOC143276519 gene encoding pyruvate dehydrogenase (acetyl-transferring) kinase, mitochondrial-like isoform X1, with amino-acid sequence MRLFVQLCRAYKPGISYEKYAVYHPSPLSLKQLLEFGSKTGSQETSFLFLRKELPVRLANIMKEISLLPERLLNMPSVTLVMNWYEMSFRELIEFEKMTELSDGVLTKFTDVLTHIRNRHANVVETMAQGMLELKDRYGIQTGSEDRVQYFLDRFYMSRISIRMLINQHTLLFGTQTTNHPRHIGCIDPHCSVQDVIEDAYENAKFLCEQYYLTAPDLHIKCANPEEQAHPDIQIVYVPSHLYHMLFELFKNSMRATVENFPQQQSDLPPISVMICKGQEDLCIKLSDKGGGIARSKQDLLFQYMYSTAPEPSRSDNLSAPLAGYGYGLPLSRLYARYFQGDLVLSTMEGYGMDAYIYLKVLSDEANELLPVYNRTASKMYNTDRPVNDWSSKQTWSPGNIPQRSLSSLAFCRQIAPTPTPTPSPTPLAVPAVRGAEDRESCVD; translated from the exons ATGAGGCTGTTTGTGCAGCTGTGTCGGGCATACAAGCCAGGAATTTCCTACGAGAAGTATGCTGtgtaccacccctctccactctccctcaaaCAGCTTTTGGAGTTTG GGTCGAAGACGGGCTCCCAGGAAACGTCGTTCCTGTTCCTGAGGAAGGAACTGCCAGTGCGTCTGGCCAACATCATGAAGGAGATCAGTCTGCTGCCAGAACGCCTCCTCAACATGCCCTCCGTCACCCTCGTCATGAACTG gtatgagATGAGTTTCCGAGAGCTGATAGAGTTTGAGAAGATGACGGAATTGTCTGACGGCGTCCTTACCAA GTTCACAGACGTCCTGACTCACATCAGAAATCGTCATGCCAACGTGGTGGAGACCATGGCCCAG GGCATGTTGGAGCTGAAGGACAGGTACGGCATCCAGACAGGCTCTGAGGACCGCGTCCAGTATTTCCTGGATCGCTTCTACATGAGCCGCATCAGTATACGCATGTTGATCAATCAGCACA CCTTGCTGTTTGGGACGCAGACCACCAACCACCCTCGCCACATCGGCTGTATTGACCCTCACTGCAGCGTTCAGGACGTCATTGAGG ATGCCTATGAGAATGCCAAGTTTTTGTGTGAACAGTACTACCTCACGGCACCAGATCTCCACATCAAGTGTGCCAACC CTGAAGAGCAGGCTCACCCTGACATCCAGATTGTCTACGTGCCCTCTCACCTCTACCACATGCTCTTTGAACTCTTCAAG AACTCGATGCGGGCCACAGTGGAGAACTTTCCCCAGCAGCAGTCAGACCTGCCTCCCATCTCCGTCATGATCTGTAAGGGGCAGGAAGACCtgtgtatcaag CTGTCGGACAAGGGGGGAGGCATCGCACGGTCCAAGCAAGACCTCCTGTTCCAGTACATGTACTCCACTGCTCCAGAACCGTCGCGCTCTGACAACTTGTCTGCCCCTCTAGCCGGCTATGGCTATGGCCTGCCTTTGTCCCGCCTGTACGCACGCTACTTCCAGGGAGACCTGGTCCTCTCCACTATGGAGGGATATGGCATGGATGCTTACATCTATCTCAAG GTGTTGTCAGACGAGGCCAACGAACTGCTGCCAGTCTATAACCGCACAGCCTCCAAGATGTACAACACTGACCGACCCGTCAACGACTGGAGCTCCAAGCAGACCTGGTCGCCCGGCAACATCCCCCAGAGGTCGCTGTCCTCCCTAGCCTTCTGTCGTCAGatagcacccacacccacacccacaccgtcacccaccCCCCTAGCAGTGCCAGCAGTAAGGGGAGCGGAGGACAGAGAGAGCTGCGTGGACTGA